The sequence GGAAAAAACACAGATTAACCAGCAGATTAAGTTTTGGGTAGAGCCGTGACATGGGCGTGAATTCAAGCTCCTCAATATCGGGCAGCTCATTGAGTTGCGGATTGACAAATTCCTCGTTATGCATTGAGTTTCCCTTTGATTGATGGCCCGGAGCTATTCTGTCATCTGACAGGTGCTAGTCTTGCATACGGTGGGTAGTTATAAAATGTTATTGGAGCGGTAGCAAGGCAGAAAAGAGAAGGTGAATTGTTACAGGGGATGATTCATAGCCGCGCCAGTGATTGACATGGGTGCTAAAAGGAAGTCACGGGTGTTCGAGACTTCCTGCAGATAACTATTACTCAGATAAAAATCAGAAGCTGTAACGGCCGGTGAGCATCAGAACATCCAGATCCTGGGTTTTAAGATAGCTGGCACCGGCGGCGATTGCCGGGGTGAAATAATAGCTGCCACCGATTTCGAAGGCGGTATCGGAGCCATCACCAATATCCATATAAGAAATACTGCCTTTTGCTTCTAATTTGTCGGTCAGCATGCTGCGTACACCAGCTGCGATGCTATAGCCGTTCTCGTCTTCAGAGAAAGATGAACCCAGCGCTGAGGCTTTAACATCCAGTCCCTCATACGCCAGCGTAGCGTAGACATCTGTGCTGGATGTGGCGGCATAACGATAGCCCAGCCCGAGGGTGGT comes from Lacimicrobium alkaliphilum and encodes:
- a CDS encoding porin family protein, whose translation is MNKTIVFASLFSAALIALPASATAPNWNNVEISYAKVDIDELDDISLKGFSAAGTALIGNDFFLQGRFTSVSDTVRVFSTKTKVDLDWTTLGLGYRYAATSSTDVYATLAYEGLDVKASALGSSFSEDENGYSIAAGVRSMLTDKLEAKGSISYMDIGDGSDTAFEIGGSYYFTPAIAAGASYLKTQDLDVLMLTGRYSF